TTAAAACTAGCTTATTTAGCTTAATAAGCTGAATTTTATCGAAACACTCAAATTAGCTTATTGTGAGAATAAACAATAAACACCTcttttttttcctatccaaatACCCCTAAATGCTAATACATCCTgactttatttgtttttattccGTTACACaacattacatatataattatgaaaataaaaataataataacaaaatatgactaatatatatatatatatatatatatatatatatatatatatatatatatatatatatatatatatatatatatatatatatatatagtattgaagattaaaatgaaaaaaaatatagtaAAAAATATTAGAATTTGAAGGGATAGATATAATAGGGGGAGTAAAATTGAACATTAATGAATAGAGGGGGATAATTGTACAAACTATGAAACCCATAAAAAAACGTTTAGTAGAGTGGATTTTACTATTGATCTAAAAGAAATCCACTCCAattaattttcaattattttatagAAATTATAGTATTCTTAGGAAGTAATTGCTAGCTTATCGATATAGGCATAGGTTGTATATTTTATTCATTCCAAATACTTTCCTTCTCCATCAATCTTGTACTCGTATTCCCTCATTTTCAATATTAATATAAACATATCAATTATTTTTGAAAacgaaaaataattatattaataacAAGACAAAAACAAAAGCCCTCCTCTAGCAAGAAACTAGAAGAGTATCGCCAACGAAAAAAAACACAATATTTACATACACAGTTAGGACTCACACACCATTCATACCAGCTATCAGAGAAATAATTTCTCCTATATTTCAACCAAATATACACCTGAGATTTTATATCATCAGCCACTTTTGTTGGTGACATTCTCCTTTGTCTGAAAATCCACTCACATCTAGCCTTTTAGATTAGACAAGCAACCCCACAACATATACCTAAGAGGCTCCTTCTCCTTTTCACACAAGTTCCCCATTGTGAGCAAAACCGCACTAAATCTCCAATGCTATTAACTTGGGTTTTATTGATTCCGCAACATTTGAAGAGCCACCTCCATACTTCGTCTGCAAACGGACAACATAATAAAATATGATTGGTATCTTCATCACTGGAATTGCATTGTGAACATATTGTGGAGTCAACATTTAAGTTCCTTTTCTGAAGTGCACATCTGGTTGGAATGCTATCAAGGTTCGCCCTCCAAATGAACACAACACCTTAACTGGAACCTCATGTATCCACTTTATGGTTTTCTCCCTTGGTGCATTGTTTGGACTATCAATTTTTTCTCATAAAGCGTCAACATGGTAAGCTCTGTCGGTTGAGATGCTACACTACCAACAGTCCAAACTCGTGGTTGGTTGGAATACACCAAATTTTGATACTAGTCTGTTTAGGTCACCGGTTTGGTTGTCTTTTACCGGTCTAGATTTCCAATCCCAACTTATCTCTCTGATTTTGCAAAATTTCTTTCGTTCCAGTTTATATAACTCGGGAAACTCAGCTTTAAGTTTTGTGTCGCCACACGATTTACAAGCATATCAAGTAGCTTGTGGTTCTTTCTACAAAGGTTTCCACCTTAATTCTTTGTTCATATTTCATTGTTTATATTCCCTTTTGTTTTCATCTTATTTATACCAAGTAGTATTAAATCCAAATTCTTGATATTTGTTGGATCCGTCATTAAACTTTCTTGAAACCTACAAAGGTTTCCACCAAATTGATTTTCTCCTAAACTTGCAAAAGGTTCTATTGATTTCCTACTACATACATCATCAATAAAATCGTGAAACATGTTATCATCGATTTTCTCTAAAAATTGAAAAAGGTTTAATCGATTTCCATTAAACCTGTAAATTCCCAATCAATTTCTATTCAAAACTTGTTAAGGTGACAATGGATTACAACATCAGTAAAATGCAGATTTTGGTGGTCAATCATTGTAACATcccatattttatatatatttgaaataACATAATTTATCAAAATCTTATGCTATTAAACAATATCTTGTTAAATGTTTATTAAGACATTAAGTCATCTTAAGATTTTAGTCCCAAATGAACACGTACTATTTCGAAATGTTAATACAACTTGGGGTTACAAACTTCATCTCAAAACAAACCAAGATGAAGCAAAAGATAGATATAAAAACTAAGTTTATTAGTAGGTAGATCATCTACCAAGATTCATTGAGTTTAAGTGCAAAAACTATCATTCTAGTCATTTACCAAAGGATCCTTTGTAAGGACCATAAATTTCTACGCCTTTATACATGAACCGTGAATACATtgcatcctccttaataaatgaaagttttttgccacatgttaatctctcatgagttttgacacttgtcattttgtggtatttttgaaataaatattatccatttGTCAGTTTTtggtttatttcaatttttaaaattaaagtcatatatttatatatgtaaagtattaatttaattgcaataaatatatttcttcctttcttattttaaagttgtacgttacaaaatattttctgtttacactttaatgtttaatctttattaaatcaacccgtgtaatacacgggtctcacacctagtttaaaATATACTATGTGAGAGCAAGAAGAAAACAATATTTCATGAACTACATGGATTATAGAaacaataaatatgttttttttattgaaatcaTTTACTTTAAACAAACTTAATGCAAGATGCATTATATGCTATGCAAGATCACATGCTAGTGCAAAAGATATGGGGTCTTCCCGGTTCTTGGTCTCataggattgtttaattcattgTTGAAGCTCACATGTGTATTAATCTTCCTCTAATGGTTTAATTCATTAAAAAGATTGAAAATGGTGAAAAACTTAATATTGATAGAGATTAAGAGTGATTGAATTTGTTTGATGATTAAGAAGGCATTATAATTTTTTAACACTTCACACTGAACCCAAAAAAATGTAATTATACttctaaaaaacataaaaatatgtatttatacttctaaaaaaattatttatacttttgaaaacataaaaCTACGTCTTTATACGGGTctctgttaaaaaaataaaatataaaaatatgtatttatacttctacatacataaaaaaacatatatttatatgcctaaaaatatatttatacttctaaaaatgaaataattcttctaaaaacataaaaaatacatatttatgcttttaaaaaaatatatctatacttttgaaaacataaaattaCGTATCTAAATTTCTAAAAAAGGTGAAAGTAGATATTTATGCTTTTAAACAATGTATCTATACTTCTAAAAACCTAAATACTTCTAAAAAACATGTTAATATTTTTAGAAATGTATTCATACTTCTAAAAATACGTATTTATGCATATAATATGGAAAAAATTAATTAAGGTAAAGAAGTAAAAAATTGTCAACCTAAGTGTTTCTTTGCAAAATATATTTCATGATAATGTGAAAACCTATAATAGCATGTAAAATATGCAAAAATAGAAAAGACTTGCAAGGTTTCAGTTTTAACATAATAATTCatactaataaatgaaaatctgtTTGTCACATGTCACATTTTCATGCATTTTGATGAATATAATTTTGTAGTTAATTCTTAGAAATTAATTTTCACTTGTTATTTTGTGgtaactttttattttcttaattaactaTTCTATTTTTTAGGCTATAGAAAGTAATTAAAGTGTCAATTAGTTGTTTctttatattttcaaattttattatgtttcctttcatatatataacttaaCGTTTATATTTTTCTTTCAAAGTTTATTGTCATTTTAGACAAAATGATCTACATAAAAAAATAGTCGAACTTTATTGTTTTTCATTGATAAACTAAAAAAATGGTTATACGgccaaaatataattatttttatgtagtttgttttattagtataaattgaattatttatttattcatcgttttgtttgtatatattttgaaatttcactttaaaaaataatattaatttttacattttgatatttaacattttctttaaaaaaatacttaataatcatatttttatatataatttttttaatcaacccgtcaCACCCAGTGAAAAAAGAAATTAAGATAaacctttgttttttttttttttcaaaaatcttaaAGATTTTTATGTCGATAttcctaaatttttttttattatgtatcTAAAGTAAAGATTTTTATGTCGATATTCctaaatttttttattatgtatCTAAAGTAGTAATACAATAAACTTGAAGGAAACGACGACTTATTGAGTTAATTGAAAAGTGAAAACAAACAAAACCAAAACTGCAGATCACGAGCAATCCTCATTTCTTGGTCGCGTCCTTCCGTAAATTGCCATTTCCACCCCTAAGCATATGTATATAATCCAATTACCCCTTACTATTTTAAAGCTTACACTAGCTGTAGAACCTTTTCACAACTTTTACTCTTTTAGATGATTTTTCACTTAATCGTCGATCGATAATTTTCACCAAAACTTCTTTTGAATTTGTCAAAGTTAACATCTTTGGAAGTAACAAGTTCAATGAAATAATCACTTAAATCTAGATAATCGCTCTTACAAAACTATGTAAATCGTCAAACCTATAAGGtttgttaaaatataattttattttaaggTTTCTGTGATATTATAGCTATATTTATATACTCAAGCAATAATGCACAACATAACccaaataataaaattataaatacaGCTATAAATATATCACATTACACGAGAAAACATTATTATTTTACTCAAGCAAGTGCTTTGACAACATCACCCTTCATGATCATAACTCAACATTTTGTATGCTCATTTGGCCGACTTGGTTTTCTTAACGTATTCAAAACAGTCGTATTCATTATAACAATCGAGAAGATAACCTGTGCACATTTATTTTGAAAGTGACATGGAGACATTACAAGTAAAAGCCAACCTCAAGGGGTAACAAGTGtaatattttctatttatagtAATATTCAACAGTCGTCACCACCATTCGCCCACTTCCCCTTTTCTTTGGATTTCTTGAAAGTTGAAACCCAACGCCCTTGTCACCAACAGTTAGTGCATACTGGTCTCTTTCTCCAGAGCTCCTGACTCTTAATTAAATCTCACATGGTTTTCCGCCAAAAAGCAAAATAAACAAATCCCACTTGATTGTTCAGTCTTTTCGTCTTCCTCATTCTATTCTGACCATTTTTTGGGAATCaagattttcttcaagtttttaatCGACTGAAATTTGTGAAAGGTTCGAAGAAAAATGTCTTTGAACATTCCATCTCCAACAGAAGCCAGTGTCATCTCTTTCTTGGACACTTCCAAATCCAACACCCACCTTCTCAAGCTTCAAGGTGTTGTTTTACTTACCTAAAATCAAATTTTAGCAAAACCCCTGTATTAGTTTAACTAAGCTTACACAATATGTTCATCTTTGATATCTGCAATGTAGATTATGAATTTATGATTTCAGTGGTTGTTTTCTATGGGCATTGATTAATTTGTGTCCTTTGGTGTTTTGGTAGGTGGGTTCTCTTTTAAGAGGAAAGATAGTAAGGTAACATGTGGAAAGGGGATCCAATGCGCGGCGGCGCCACCTCCTTCGGCATGGCCGGGAACGGCTGCTGTTCAGCCGGGGACTAAGAACTGGAATGGCCCTAAACCTATTTCAATCATTGGATCCACTGGTTCCATTGGGACCCAGGTGAATTTTGAATTCTTTCGTTTCACTTCATGATTTTGCATATGGTATCTCTTCGattcgtttgattatttttagTTCTTGATGAACAGACACTAGACATTGTCGCCGAACACCCAGATAAATTCAAAGTTGTAGCACTTGCTGCTGGCTCAAATGTCACACTTCTTGCAGATCAGGTAACTAAATCGAATATTAATTTGGTGTTCGAAAGGTTTCTCTTTTGACATTCTACACCTTTTCGCAGATCAAAGCTTTCAAACCACAGTTAGTTTCTATGAAGAACGAGTCGTTGGTTAGTGAACTCAAAGAAGCTTTGTCCGGAGCCGATTACATGCCTGAAATTATTCCCGGCGACGAAGGTGTTATTGAGGTCAGTGTCCATTTTCCTCCATCGTTTCAAGCTTCTGCTACTTAAAAATCCGTCAGATTACTCACCGGAAACTTCTTCGACTCCAATTCAGGTTGCCCGTCACCCAGATTGTGTTACCGTAGTCACCGGAATAATGGGTTGTGCTGGTTTAAAGGTTCATCTTCATATTCTCTGATTTCTGTCGTTAATGGGGTCATCTTTTTGGGTCATATCACATATTCTAAGCATTCATTCAACGTTTTCATGCAATAATTTTGTGTTCTCGTTTCTTAGCCGACAGTTGCTGCCATTGAAGCAGGGAAAAACATCGCATTAGCAAATAAAGAAACCTTAATCGCCGGAGGTCCCTTTGTTCTTCCTCTTGCACATAAGCATAACGTTAAGATTCTTCCTGCAGATTCAGAACATTCTGCTATATTTCAGGTACAAAAACCGTTTAAATCATTTAGTATACAAGTTATACATTTATAAACCATTCTTTTTCTTAACATGAACGATCTCAATGTGGTGGTTTTCAGTGTATACAAGGCTTCCCTGAAGGTGCTCTAAGGCGTATAATCTTAACTGCATCTGGAGGTGCTTTCAGGTATAGTAAACTTTAAAACTTACCTCTAAAATTGACGACAAAATTTGGTTTAATCATCATGGAATTATTGTTTTAATCTCATGGTTTTTGTTTAGGGACTGGCCTGTTGAAAAACTGAAAGAGGTTAAAGTTGCAGATGCGTTAAAGCATCCAAACTGGAGCATGGGGAAAAAGATCACAGTCGACTCTGCCACACTCTTCAACAAAGTAAATCTTGATTTCTACTAtttattgttaattgaaattgCTAATCGAAAGACAAAATTAATTCCATTTATTTTGACAGGGTCTTGAAGTTATTGAAGCTCATTATCTTTATGGATGTGATTATGACGACATTGACATCGTTATTCACCCTCAATCTATCATCCATTCCATGGTCGAGACACAGGTAAAGTAATCACTCAAATAACTAAATGATCCCTAAGCACAGTTGGTTCTGGTCAAGGGTTCAAGTCTCAGCAACTGTTGGCCCGACATTATGTCTTGCCACTTAGCAGTGTACTTGATTTACATCTCACATTATGCTTTAGTGGCAGCGTGAGCCAGTTCAGGGGTTGCTGgaagaataatttttttttttgcagaataCAAAACAACTTAAtgaatttttacaattttttcgGATTATGAACTTTTAGGACTCGTCGGTCTTGGCACAACTAGGATGGCCCGACATGCGGTTGCCGATCCTATATACATTGTCATGGCCCGATAGAATACACTGCTCTGAGATTACATGGCCCCGCCTCGATCTTTGCAAGTACGTAACATGTTTTAAGAGTAATTTGTTCTAAATCACGTATATATCGGTTTTATATTCTATATTTGTGTCCCACATCAACTAGACAGTGTCTGTTAGATCTGTCTCCATATATGTTAGAGTCTACCATCTACCATCTGGTCTCTTTTAGAAAGAAAATCAAGAACTCTACATATCTGACATTCTAATTAATATAGGTTGGGATCGTTGACATTCAAAGCTCCAGACAATGTGAAATACCCGTCGATGGATTTGGCTTATGCCGCCGGGCGAGCTGGTGGTACGATGACCGGAGTTCTTAGTGCCGCCAATGAGAAAGCGGTTGAAATGTTCATTGATGAAAAGTAAGTGGTTTGTATGTGTTTGTTGATTGGATTAAGAAATAATTAATATTGTGGTTGGTAATTAATGTGATGGTTAATTTGGTGTTTTTCAGGATTAGCTACTTGGATATATTCAAGGTGGTGGAGTTGACTTGTGAGAAGCATCAATCAGAGTTGGTGACAGCGCCTTCACTTGAGGAAATCATACATTACGATTTGTGGGCTCGAGAGTATGCTGCAAATGTCAAGGCTTTAACTCCAGCTCTCGTATGAACCAACATCTTGGATGCAACAGGATGACGATCAATGGTGTTAGGTTGTTCATTCAAACCAGGAATAAATGTTGTAGTATTTGTCATTTAATGGAAAAATATttggaatcaatttttttttttaaaaagtaatctttttttttttaaatttttatcatagTATTTAATAGTTTGTAGATAGTTGTTCAAGTCATGATAAAACTTTGATAACAAAACGGttagaataaattaaaaaaaaaaactttttaggaTATCAATAATAAGCTATAGTATATATGTGGAAATAGTTAAAGGTGCGTTTGGTCATGTTTGTTTTCCATACTTTTTTCTTTACAAATTGAAATCTTTGAAAGCAGCTTAGTATTTTTTTTCTTACACATGgatcatttttataattttttattacacATGGATCATTTCTATAATCATACTATTAGACAAGgacaatttttataattttactaCTACACATTTGGACACTATACATAATTCTGCAAATGAATAAAACAATGGCCATTTATGTAATTCTTGCATTAGAGAATTGTAGTTTGATGAACAATACACGATATTTGCTAAACATTATCTAGGTAATATgtcatatattatattatttgaaataacaaaataatataaaaataaaactgatataAGATACATCAAACatgtttttaaattttctataatgaaaaatgaaaactcaataaggtgttgtttgttttttttgagATAAAATGTCtacagtctgcggaccacatctgtagacctctgtAGCAGAAGAGATGGACCAAACGTCTACAgtgtgaaaaaaaaattgtttgttttttttaatatctgcagcctactaaaataaactaaaatctaaataaactgtttttttaaactacaaagtgatttttttaatatatttatgactttgttataaattatTAACAAATCtaaatcaacttttatgtattattgtataaaaagtgaaaataaaattgatataaattaacgtatatatttgataaaaaccaacaattttGGTCGCAAAGTTATGCCTAAACATCgtaattaggaatcaaagaatttgatatataaatgaatggaaataaacttcgattttttcaattaaatcaattaaaaacgtGCCATAAATATTTTTTCTAAGAAATTGACGATGctttattaaataatgttttataaaaattggcaaaaaattataagaatatatatatatatatatatatatatatatatatatatttttcatatttatataaacaatttcAAAGACCATTATTATAataaacttttatttataaatttgtcaaaaatatcatatttgtgtcgtcgatttttttttttaagtattgtaaccttttttatttaaattgtttatcaataataaagttggaataaatataaattcaaaaaaattaaaaaaaagtaaaatatatgtgtttttttaggctagaagatgtctgaagatgttagaagattctggtccatgtctgcgccaagaagaggacGCGAAAACATTTTTAAGTCTGCAgtctttaaaaaaacaaacaatttgcGAATGCTAATGTCTACGTATGGTCTGCACCAAGTAGACAAAAGAGGCCAGAAAGATCTgcggacaaaaaacaaacaccatcTAAGTTAACCATATAAAAAATGACAACTCGActccttttttaatttttttctacaAAAACTAAAAGTAATTTCCACAACCAAATGTACCATAACTCCCTAAGGATTCTAGTTTTAATTAGCTGAAGACTCGGGGGTTTGATTCAAATTTATATTGGTCTCCAGAGCTAGTCACATTGTGAGTCGTATACATAGTGAAAATTTTATGATTAGATGATGTTTACCTCATAGTTTTCCAAAACAACAACATTTTGGCAGAAATAATACAAAatctgtaattttttttttttttggataatgAGGGTTTCATATAACGCCTTTTATTAAAATAACAAAGTGATTACAAAAAAAGAGATAACCCCAAAAGCTCAACCTACACCTATATATGTCAAATATTTGCAATTTTAGAGTTGTCCACCCAATCCACATCTGAATCCAACTCCAACATTTGGAATGAAACCAAAAATAGCAAACTTTGTATTCCTTCTttctttatgcatgcaaattaatCACACAATAGACATAATGATACATGAGCTTCACAATAATGAAATCTCTGTCCACTAGATCAAACTTTCGGCTCACCCACTTTCCAAATAAATTCCCAGCATAAACAATTTAGCTTTTAAGTACAATAGACAATAGTATATTAGTATCTTCAATTTTCCAAACCATCATCTCTTCTTTTGGACAATCTATTCGTTCAATTTCTTTTGCACTTATTCACCCcttcaaaatcatttttttttttgcataaatcATCTGCGCATAAACACATCTGCCCATCAATTTATTTCGAATCAACTTATACTTGAGGCTATAATCAACATTCTGAATGATACCTTCTACTCTCATTTTCAGCCCATCAAcatgattatttattatttaagacACCTAACTTCTCATTTGATCTCATAGCCCAGAACTCGCCCATGATTACAACCCAGTTATCTCTAAGCCCATCCAATTTATTAACCTTCTAATTCAGCCCATTAGCATGAAGAATCAGCCAACCAACAACCCAATCATATTGGTCCAAACAAAGAGTtagttttcattttccatttaAACCTCAATCCATCACTTCTTTTCTATAGCCGACATGCAACTTTATTATATCTTTTATCTTCTCGGCGGAATAGCCAACACTAGGGATGTGTATTTGGACCGAGTACTCGAACCGAAACCGAAACCCGGACTTGACCGATCTGAATTAGGACCGAATTAGTTATTTGAGTCGGTTATCAGGTATCTATTTTAACCCAATTCGGTTATCGGGTTATTTGGTTCGAGTTACCCGAATAAAGGTTTAATCAGACCAAAAGAACCGACCCGAAAATTGAATAGTCACTTGATCGATCCCTTTTGACTCTTGTGTATTGCATATTGTTGTATACGCTGAtcgaagtttaaaaaaaaaaaactactgaACTCGTCGCCCTAtcaatgatatatttttttactTGAACTAGTTATAAAATTttcttatttgggttattcgagtTATTTCGGTTCAAAAGCATAGTGTACATGTTATTTCAGCCCTTTCAGATTAATAACTGAACCGAAACCCATATTACCCGAACCGAACATGTCCCGTATTTGTATAATTGGTCCGGGTTTCGATTCCAACTTTACATCcaattcgggtttcgggttatTTTGTGTAACACCCGTGACCCAGACTAGTTTAGCTTTATATTTATTGGGGCCTAAAGATGGAGTTCTGTGAAAAACTccgtgccacgacgtggcgcaaggATGCCCACAATATGGCATCAGATAAAGGGATTGTGTATTTTATTGGACCGCCACGGCGTAGCCAAGGGTTGCTACAATGTGACAGTTGTTCTGGCCTAAGCCCATTATTCGTTTAGGGTTTGCTTCATATTTAAACCCCTCTAAGTTATTTCTAGGGTTCATCACCAGCCCCCCACACCCTTATACCTCAGAGAAACCATAACCCTCATTCCCTTGGTGAAGAAGGAGGAAAGGAgatcttggaggctaaagcttgaggtgccattttggatctgagatctatagaggaaagagctactcttggaggtataaagttcaaaactttcctcttcttttggttgttgttgtatgtgtcctttttagagctaaaaaccccaaaggtggagactttatgagtgtaaagtgctccatggtccgagatctgtcccttttcagtgttattagtgatgtagagccataaagttcccatcttggatgttactttggagtcatgcatgtgtttaagccttctagagttgaaggatggatcattttgggagttagtgacttgttcagccatgcaaaggcttaaagtcatcaactttatggattaaggggcttagaagggttcagatctaaaatatggacgtaggtcttaactgtttaagacctcaagagcaaaagggctgaagcaggggagtacgccgaGTGTAATTCCTAGTACGCGCCGCATACTGGGAGGCGCTCCCCGATTCTGAGGTGCAAccgggtacgctcagcatacgcatctggtacgcgcagcgtaaccaaaagagttgacttttggttgacttttagggtatggtctattgtggggcctttgagctatgagaggggtaaaatggtcttttacccttctgagagtgtcataagagaacaTAGTCTAGcccttgagagttatattaaatagagtgttatTTTCGTATGAATAGGCGGAAGCTAGaccagcgtttaccgagtcagagatttaccgagatacccgaggtgagtcttctcactatactttacctagtgtggtaacagagttaagagacagagtattatagagttatatgccagtgtgattgcatgttattatgtgttgtgatttattgtgatatgtgatatgatatgcatgattAAGAGTTAcaaagttgggactttcgggtctctagagttagggctagagggcccacagagagttagggctggagggccccactgagacacattgaccagagggtcaacagagttacagcctcgagtggctattatgtgattattgtggtattttggggaactcac
The genomic region above belongs to Lactuca sativa cultivar Salinas chromosome 4, Lsat_Salinas_v11, whole genome shotgun sequence and contains:
- the LOC111891680 gene encoding 1-deoxy-D-xylulose 5-phosphate reductoisomerase, chloroplastic translates to MSLNIPSPTEASVISFLDTSKSNTHLLKLQGGFSFKRKDSKVTCGKGIQCAAAPPPSAWPGTAAVQPGTKNWNGPKPISIIGSTGSIGTQTLDIVAEHPDKFKVVALAAGSNVTLLADQIKAFKPQLVSMKNESLVSELKEALSGADYMPEIIPGDEGVIEVARHPDCVTVVTGIMGCAGLKPTVAAIEAGKNIALANKETLIAGGPFVLPLAHKHNVKILPADSEHSAIFQCIQGFPEGALRRIILTASGGAFRDWPVEKLKEVKVADALKHPNWSMGKKITVDSATLFNKGLEVIEAHYLYGCDYDDIDIVIHPQSIIHSMVETQDSSVLAQLGWPDMRLPILYTLSWPDRIHCSEITWPRLDLCKLGSLTFKAPDNVKYPSMDLAYAAGRAGGTMTGVLSAANEKAVEMFIDEKISYLDIFKVVELTCEKHQSELVTAPSLEEIIHYDLWAREYAANVKALTPALV